The stretch of DNA ttcatgtttttgtgagacaccccaaaatggaaaaacgttcatgtttttgtgagactgAGGGAGTATAAAGATAAACATTTGATGAAATAATAATgatctcatattttaatataCAGACATGAGAACCTTTTTTTAGGAGACAATCTTTAAGTTAAGACCACAGAGACATggactgatttttattttaatttttctttcaaaattctAACGATTTTAACTTCAAATAGTTCCTTTTTCTCGTCCTAGCAAAAGTTTTTTAGTAATATCGATATGGATTTGTCAAGTTATTTTCCCTCCCTCATGATTCGTTATACTACTAATCTGAAAATACAATATATTCGAAACAGTATATTTGAATTTGATCTGATTTTAATAGGAGTATTTGGAAATCGAAACAAATATCGATCCCCTCTTTGAGTGTCGGAAATACCGAGAATATCCCTAACATATAACTACAAAATCCTGACTCTATATACACTCCCTCTGCCTCTGTCTGTCACCAACTCCTCACTCCTCCCTTCTCGACGGAGCCTCCGAAGTTACTCTCCAAccaccacccccacccccacccacccattATATcgacacactctctctctcacacactccTCAACTGATCTGTGAGAGAAAATGCAGAGCGCCGCCATTACATTCGCgccttctctttctctctctacccgTCCGCGCAGCCTCTCCGCTCGCGGCTTCAACCCCATCGCCGCCCTTCCCAATGGAAAATTCCATTTCGGCGGTGCTGTTTCTGCTCGAAAATTGAGCCCGATTAGCTGCTCGCTGAAGCAGAGCGGATGGGTGGCCGGGCCGAATCCGGGACTCCCCGAGCCCGAATCTGATGGACTTGTGGTTCGTGCCACGGCTGAGAACGCGGGGGCTGCCGAGATCCCGAAGCCGAAGAGCTCCGCCATGGATACGGTGGTGCTCGGAAGTCTATTCGGGCTCTGGTACCTGTTTAACATCTACTTCAATATCTACAACAAGCAGGTACATGTTGCTCTCGTTTTTCCGCTctgtttatatatttttgttttaatttctaTAAATTTGGGCTGATTTCAATCTTTGTAGTGATTCTGTTTGAGCTTTATCGCTGAATGTTTATGCAAATctgagaaaaaaattgattctTGACTAACTGAAAAAAGTGTGATTTTCTAATGTCtgtgatttgatttgattttagtttttagAGTGCCATTATACCTTTATTCTTTTTCGATTCTTTATGTTGAAGTGATTTACAGGAATGTTTTTAGCTTTTtgtattttgtttatttatgttGCTTCCTTTTTTGGATGTTTTTCTAAGCAGGGTAGAAATAGTTTAGTAGTTATAGTTCATTgtacttttaatcaattttgaTCCTTTACGTTGAAGTGATTTCCAGGAAAGATCTTAGCTTTCTGTCTTATTGTTACTTTCTTTGGGTTGTATACTATGAAGCAGAGTTAGGAAGAATTTGGTACAAATAGCAATTTCTCACTAGATGAATCTATGTTGAAGTAGTCAATTACTTGCAACAAacaaattttttgttttttttagtaGCCCCAGAATTGTATGCAGTTTAGTACAATTTCAGTATCACGGTTTTGCATACATGGGTCATTGCTGTTTGTTATGTATTTAGTGTTCCTGAAAACACTCTTTCATATTAAAAGCATCTCATGTCCTAGttcattttcccttttttaaGGACATGGTGTAATGTTTTGGCATTTCATTACACAAAGGAGTGAGGGAATTTCGAGATGATTATTATTTCATAGAAGCTTTGAACTTGTGGAAATCAGATATCATCTAAATTCATTTGTTCACTTGTTCAGTGTGGTGTTACTTGTGTACGTGATGCTGATGATATTGCTTTTCTGTTAGGTTCTTAAAGCTTTTCACTACCCAATGACGGTAACCCTTGTGCAATTTGCGGTCGGGACTGTGCTTGTCGTTACAATGTGGACATTAAATCTGTACAAGCGGCCTAAAATCAGTGGATCCCAGGTACTTCTTGAACACTCCTTGGATATATTCAATTCAGTTTACTAACATAACTACATAAGCATGAATTACGATCCTGGATCCAAATTTTACAGCTTGCTGCAATTCTTCCATTAGCAATGGTTCATACTTTAGGCAACCTCTTCACCAATATGAGTCTTGGAAAAGTTGCTGTTTCATTCACTCATACGATCAAAGCCATGGAGCCCTTCTTCTCTGTGGTCCTCTCTGCCATGTTTTTGGGAGAGGTGAGACATCCTTGTACTCTCAAATCTATTCAAATTTGCTTACTTGTAGCATAGAATGTCATTGCAAAGCTTAAAAAAGTTTTTCACTTAATGGCATGTGGAAAACTTGCATAATGATGCAGGAATATGTCACATAGCTTTTCATTGATTAGACATTTTAACTATTAAGTGTGCCGAAACATTGTCGTTTCATATCCTGGAAGAACTTGGTTGATAAGATGATTAGTAGTCTTATTTAGTTTTCAACATGTAATATTCTTGATTCTTGTATCTTGTAAAAACTTTTGACTTTTGCTTGTAAAATAATGACATATATTATGGGTGCCTGTTGCATTGGTTATGTTCTTTTATGTTTGGACTATCCGGTTTATGATATCTTACTTTGCTGTAACCTCTCTTTGGGCAGTTTCCTACACTATGGGTAGTTTCATCACTTATGCCAATTGTTGGTGGAGTAGCTTTGGCATCAATGACTGAGGCCTCTTTTAATTGGTAAAGAATCATGACATATTGCTATTAAATTACTAATCAATTCTCATCATTGCCTTTATCCAAAAATTTTTGCTAAGCGGTTTCTCAGTTTGTGATTTCCTCACAATCTTTTCACTATCTTCATTTTTTAAGGGCCGGTTTTTGGAGTGCTATGGCCTCAAATTTGACAAATCAATCTCGCAATGTCCTTAGCAAAAAGTTTATGGTAAAGAAAGAGGTATGTTTTCTACTTGAATAGCTGTTTCTCATTGAGTCTTGAAGAATGCTATACATATGATAACTGATGAGTACCTCTGGTGATCTTTTACAATTTGTTCACTTTTCTGCTGGTATCACTTCAGTGAAATTATGTTATTGCAATATCTGCTTCTTttactttgtgaaaaagagttGATATTTTTTACATACTTTGTACCAGCTTTTCCATAAATGGTGCTTCATATCATATCAATTTCTCTTTATGCAGGACTCCTTAGACAATATTACTTTGTTCTCAATAATTACCATTATGTCCTTCTTCTTGATGGCACCTATTGCCTTTTTCATGGAAGGCTTCAAGCTGACACCTACATACCTTCAGGCTACTGTAAGTAAATATAGAAAG from Salvia miltiorrhiza cultivar Shanhuang (shh) unplaced genomic scaffold, IMPLAD_Smil_shh original_scaffold_358, whole genome shotgun sequence encodes:
- the LOC131004229 gene encoding triose phosphate/phosphate translocator, non-green plastid, chloroplastic-like isoform X1; amino-acid sequence: MQSAAITFAPSLSLSTRPRSLSARGFNPIAALPNGKFHFGGAVSARKLSPISCSLKQSGWVAGPNPGLPEPESDGLVVRATAENAGAAEIPKPKSSAMDTVVLGSLFGLWYLFNIYFNIYNKQVLKAFHYPMTVTLVQFAVGTVLVVTMWTLNLYKRPKISGSQLAAILPLAMVHTLGNLFTNMSLGKVAVSFTHTIKAMEPFFSVVLSAMFLGEFPTLWVVSSLMPIVGGVALASMTEASFNWAGFWSAMASNLTNQSRNVLSKKFMVKKEDSLDNITLFSIITIMSFFLMAPIAFFMEGFKLTPTYLQATGVNVNQLYTRSLIAALCFHAYQQVSYMILQRVSPVTHSVGNCVKRVVVIVTSVLFFRTPVSPINSLGIAWIDKNEILELNNFEVVESCDPSNTRESKSLYVKVDCRI
- the LOC131004229 gene encoding triose phosphate/phosphate translocator, non-green plastid, chloroplastic-like isoform X2, yielding MQSAAITFAPSLSLSTRPRSLSARGFNPIAALPNGKFHFGGAVSARKLSPISCSLKQSGWVAGPNPGLPEPESDGLVVRATAENAGAAEIPKPKSSAMDTVVLGSLFGLWYLFNIYFNIYNKQVLKAFHYPMTVTLVQFAVGTVLVVTMWTLNLYKRPKISGSQLAAILPLAMVHTLGNLFTNMSLGKVAVSFTHTIKAMEPFFSVVLSAMFLGEFPTLWVVSSLMPIVGGVALASMTEASFNWAGFWSAMASNLTNQSRNVLSKKFMVKKEDSLDNITLFSIITIMSFFLMAPIAFFMEGFKLTPTYLQATGVNVNQLYTRSLIAALCFHAYQQVSYMILQRVSPVTHSVGNCVKRVVVIVTSVLFFRTPVSPINSLGTGVALAGVFLYSRVKRIKPKPKAA